One genomic window of Prochlorococcus marinus str. NATL2A includes the following:
- a CDS encoding methyltransferase domain-containing protein: MKRSDNKKNKQLYKVSTFPVPADLGADHRNLTLNTYTLSQPSKEKIIDQAFKFHSQGNISKAEKYYQLFINQGLKDFRVFSNYGAILLDLGKLKEAEILTRKAIEQNPDFAIAQFNLGKILQNLGRSKEAFDCYVKVTKIDPKFPNIYETITSFLGNSNSSLLNHTKLIDILNLLLERNDITHNELFAAFNFLYNDKIISHLEKLDSDLFKEESFKLFINDKLIMKALKKITFKDLRLEKILTRIRKYICEVISNNTEEIDYSELQFIIALGEQCFLNEYIYSLSEEEDSFLSTIMNRCINGEISETNISILSCYFPLYKLLDKLPSLNSFNSSNQSLKELIKLQILEPLEEIELSKSIKKIGFIYDDISQKVKSQYEENPFPRWRYGSNLGSHKVSISQAINNEIKPNFISQNLSDSNLKVLIAGCGTGNQILQAQRYKNAQITCIDLSISSLSYAQRKINELKINNVELIQMDILEVSLLKTKFDIIECGGVLHHMKEPNLGLDCLLDCIDKNGFLKLALYSRIAIKDVIAAAQHIASRNLEPTLENIHLFREEVFSGKYPGNKDFVNFRDFYSSSEFRDFFFHYQAHYIYLSQLQEVLKTRSLKFLGFLLSQSTKSLYKNYFPEDKKQTNLDNWAKFEEKHPNTFRGMYQFWVCKTKN; the protein is encoded by the coding sequence ATGAAGCGATCAGATAACAAGAAAAACAAACAACTCTACAAGGTCTCAACATTCCCTGTTCCAGCTGATTTAGGGGCAGATCATAGAAATCTGACCCTTAATACATATACTCTTTCTCAACCCTCAAAAGAAAAAATAATTGATCAAGCATTTAAGTTCCATTCACAAGGAAACATTTCAAAGGCAGAAAAATATTATCAACTTTTCATCAACCAAGGTTTGAAAGACTTCAGAGTTTTCTCTAATTATGGAGCAATTTTACTAGATCTTGGTAAATTAAAAGAAGCAGAAATATTAACTCGCAAAGCAATTGAACAAAACCCTGATTTCGCAATAGCGCAATTCAATCTAGGAAAAATACTACAAAATCTTGGCAGATCAAAAGAAGCATTTGATTGTTATGTAAAAGTAACTAAAATTGATCCAAAATTTCCTAATATTTACGAGACCATAACAAGTTTTCTAGGAAACTCAAATTCATCTCTACTAAATCACACTAAACTTATAGATATTTTAAATCTTCTATTAGAAAGAAATGACATCACACATAACGAATTATTTGCAGCATTTAACTTTTTATATAATGATAAAATAATCTCTCATTTAGAAAAACTTGATTCAGATTTATTTAAAGAGGAATCATTTAAATTATTTATTAATGATAAACTTATAATGAAAGCACTTAAAAAAATAACTTTTAAGGATCTTAGATTGGAGAAAATACTAACTAGGATAAGAAAATATATATGCGAAGTGATTAGCAATAACACAGAAGAAATAGATTACTCTGAATTACAATTTATTATTGCTTTAGGAGAACAATGCTTCCTAAATGAATATATTTACTCACTATCAGAAGAGGAAGATTCATTTCTTAGTACAATAATGAATAGATGTATTAATGGCGAAATAAGTGAAACAAATATTTCAATTCTATCTTGTTATTTTCCCTTATATAAACTTCTTGATAAGTTGCCATCATTAAATTCTTTTAATTCCTCTAATCAAAGCTTAAAAGAACTTATCAAATTACAAATATTAGAGCCCTTAGAAGAAATAGAATTGTCTAAAAGTATAAAAAAAATAGGTTTTATTTATGATGATATTTCTCAAAAGGTGAAATCTCAATACGAAGAAAATCCATTTCCCAGATGGAGATATGGAAGCAACTTAGGAAGTCATAAAGTCTCTATTAGTCAAGCAATTAACAATGAAATTAAACCTAACTTTATAAGTCAAAATTTAAGTGATAGTAATTTAAAGGTTCTCATTGCTGGATGTGGAACTGGTAATCAAATCTTACAAGCACAGAGATATAAAAATGCTCAGATAACATGTATCGACTTAAGTATATCTAGTCTTTCTTACGCTCAAAGAAAAATAAATGAACTTAAAATTAATAATGTTGAATTAATTCAAATGGATATTTTAGAGGTTTCTTTATTAAAGACTAAATTCGATATTATTGAATGTGGTGGTGTTTTACATCACATGAAAGAACCTAATTTAGGGTTAGATTGTTTATTGGATTGTATTGATAAAAATGGTTTTCTCAAGCTAGCTTTGTATAGCAGAATTGCGATCAAAGATGTAATTGCTGCCGCCCAACATATTGCCTCAAGGAATTTGGAACCTACTTTAGAAAATATTCATTTATTCAGAGAGGAAGTTTTTTCAGGCAAGTATCCTGGAAATAAAGATTTTGTCAACTTCAGGGATTTCTACTCTTCATCCGAGTTTCGTGATTTTTTCTTTCATTATCAAGCACATTATATTTATCTAAGTCAACTCCAAGAAGTATTGAAGACAAGATCCTTGAAATTCTTAGGCTTTTTGCTATCTCAATCGACTAAATCTCTCTACAAAAACTATTTCCCTGAAGATAAAAAACAAACCAACTTAGATAACTGGGCAAAGTTTGAAGAGAAGCATCCAAATACTTTCAGAGGAATGTATCAATTCTGGGTTTGTAAAACTAAAAACTGA
- a CDS encoding DUF2214 family protein, with product MLGIVFPPDLLQSASVAYIHYLSFMLCFGALLFERISLKVDPNRQEAISMVIADIIYGIAGIALLVSGIYRVIKFGQGSEFYTENPIFWIKIIVFALVGSLSLYPTITYVLWAIPLSKGTLPKVTENLVSRLRLIINIELVGFASIPFLATLMARGVGLA from the coding sequence GTGCTAGGAATAGTTTTCCCCCCTGATTTATTGCAATCTGCTTCCGTTGCTTACATTCATTATTTGAGCTTTATGCTCTGTTTTGGAGCTTTGTTGTTTGAACGTATCTCATTGAAGGTTGATCCAAATAGGCAAGAAGCAATATCTATGGTCATTGCAGATATTATCTATGGAATTGCTGGGATTGCTCTGTTGGTAAGCGGCATTTATAGAGTTATAAAGTTTGGGCAGGGCTCTGAATTTTATACAGAAAATCCTATTTTTTGGATTAAAATAATAGTCTTTGCTTTAGTTGGATCTCTATCTCTTTATCCGACAATTACATATGTTTTATGGGCAATCCCTCTCAGCAAGGGGACTCTTCCTAAAGTTACGGAGAATCTGGTTTCAAGATTAAGATTAATAATTAATATTGAACTAGTTGGCTTTGCTTCAATTCCTTTTTTAGCAACACTTATGGCAAGAGGCGTGGGATTGGCTTGA
- a CDS encoding formyltransferase family protein, which translates to MKSDQLDKLLPLDTNLIVLAGYMPIISSKICAKWKGKLINTHPSLLPRYGGIGMYGVKVQEAVMAAKEIYGGCSVHYVSEKVDMGDLIRQKSIKINYEETPWQLGGHINKLERDLIVEVSMFLKSKCITS; encoded by the coding sequence GTGAAGTCAGATCAACTTGATAAGTTATTGCCTTTAGATACAAATCTGATTGTACTTGCAGGTTATATGCCGATTATTAGTAGTAAAATTTGTGCGAAATGGAAAGGTAAGCTTATAAATACACATCCTTCCTTATTGCCACGTTATGGGGGGATAGGAATGTATGGAGTAAAGGTTCAAGAAGCTGTTATGGCAGCTAAAGAAATTTATGGTGGATGCTCAGTTCACTATGTCTCCGAAAAAGTTGATATGGGAGATCTGATTAGGCAAAAATCAATCAAAATTAATTATGAGGAAACTCCATGGCAACTAGGAGGACATATTAATAAACTTGAAAGGGATTTAATTGTAGAGGTGAGCATGTTTTTGAAATCTAAATGTATTACTAGTTAA
- a CDS encoding GNAT family N-acetyltransferase has protein sequence MYLMKIEINRPGQAKALRIKKFLYNLSDDFETPLRLRLNLENYSIKLATLAYNLFAVRNVSDVGHSAFYLNYRDSSLFVSSIAVVKTYRRKRLGSLLISRIEEFSRDHNITNIKLEAESRSSEVDQFYRKNGFNLIENFYTKKL, from the coding sequence ATGTATTTGATGAAGATTGAAATAAATAGACCAGGTCAAGCCAAGGCCTTGAGAATTAAAAAATTTTTATATAATTTAAGCGATGATTTTGAGACTCCTTTAAGACTAAGGTTAAATCTAGAAAATTATTCAATCAAACTTGCAACTCTCGCATATAATCTATTTGCAGTAAGGAATGTATCTGACGTCGGCCACTCTGCTTTTTATCTGAATTATCGTGATTCGAGCTTATTTGTTTCTTCCATTGCTGTAGTCAAGACGTATCGCCGAAAAAGATTGGGATCACTATTAATATCGCGAATTGAGGAATTTTCCCGTGACCACAATATCACGAATATAAAGCTAGAAGCCGAATCGAGATCAAGCGAGGTTGATCAATTTTATAGGAAAAACGGATTTAACCTCATTGAAAATTTTTACACAAAAAAGCTTTAG
- a CDS encoding WbqC family protein gives MGKTIAIMQPYFLPYIGYWQLMKASDIFVVYDNIKYTKKGWVNRNRYLSNGKIKLFSIPLMKASNSLQIKDRYLAETYKLESAKTLRKIKDAYAVSKNFHPCFNLIERCFNANENNLFEFIYNSVAIFKDVLGLRAQLVVSSSIACDHSLNSAERVKAICTELGAESYINPVGGEHLYERDDFQKLGINLRFLKPRIEEYPQLSCQFQPYMSILDICMSCTFDEVKNNII, from the coding sequence ATGGGTAAAACAATAGCAATAATGCAGCCTTATTTTTTGCCATATATTGGATATTGGCAGCTAATGAAAGCGTCTGACATTTTTGTAGTTTATGACAACATTAAATACACAAAGAAAGGATGGGTAAACAGGAACAGATACCTAAGCAACGGTAAAATTAAATTATTTTCTATTCCTTTAATGAAAGCCTCGAATTCGCTGCAAATTAAAGATCGTTATTTGGCCGAGACATATAAATTAGAATCGGCAAAAACATTAAGAAAAATCAAGGATGCGTACGCCGTATCAAAAAACTTCCATCCGTGCTTCAATTTAATTGAAAGATGTTTTAACGCAAATGAAAATAACCTTTTTGAATTTATATACAACTCAGTGGCTATTTTTAAGGACGTATTAGGTTTAAGGGCTCAGTTGGTTGTGTCATCCTCAATTGCGTGTGATCACTCGCTGAATTCGGCAGAACGTGTAAAGGCTATATGCACTGAACTTGGTGCAGAAAGCTATATAAATCCAGTGGGAGGAGAGCATTTATATGAAAGGGATGATTTCCAGAAGTTGGGCATAAATCTACGTTTTTTGAAACCAAGGATAGAAGAATATCCACAACTATCCTGCCAATTTCAACCGTATATGTCGATTTTAGATATCTGTATGTCATGCACTTTTGATGAAGTGAAAAATAATATTATTTAA
- a CDS encoding polysaccharide pyruvyl transferase family protein, with amino-acid sequence MNILLIGQCTLHWGRMEYGNIGNYYIIESLIQGVRRVFPTATLTTTFQLSREFCKRENITILPMEYYYGWSECDLTTAKHELNIAREYSKNSFIKEMTPFIKEVFKSELVIDFSGDIWGDNSNFLGENRFLIGLIKDRVAQLLGKNVAMIAGSPGPFSNKETLIFAQEVYKSFDLVTNRDSISTRILKNNNFDTSKTQSLSCPSFLFSNNNRINILNESFKSSKKLNQNKPVVGFILCGWNFVSGPFDKKVRPDEDFIVFAKTIEHITSKLNANVVLMSHSNGFNIDPKIPFKLEHGRDYFIIKQLEQLLVKRGSIQDVHTINDVYDARETKSIISNFDMLISGRMHGAIAALAECIPTVIIDYGHEPKAHKLQGLVENLEIQQYLANPDSYEDLKQKTNTCFANKLEYKKHLEIQIPKIKAMANQNFDLLKQLIYG; translated from the coding sequence TTGAATATTCTACTGATAGGACAATGTACTCTTCACTGGGGAAGAATGGAATATGGAAATATAGGTAATTATTATATTATTGAGTCGTTAATACAAGGAGTTAGAAGAGTTTTTCCTACAGCTACTCTAACGACAACATTTCAGCTGTCTAGGGAATTTTGCAAAAGAGAGAATATAACTATATTACCAATGGAGTATTATTACGGGTGGTCGGAATGCGATTTAACTACAGCCAAGCATGAACTCAATATAGCGCGGGAATATTCGAAGAATAGTTTCATAAAAGAGATGACACCTTTTATAAAAGAAGTTTTCAAATCTGAATTAGTTATTGATTTTAGTGGTGATATTTGGGGTGATAATTCTAATTTTTTAGGGGAAAATAGATTTCTTATTGGTTTAATTAAAGATCGCGTTGCACAACTTTTAGGAAAAAATGTCGCAATGATAGCAGGATCTCCAGGTCCATTTTCAAATAAAGAGACACTGATCTTTGCACAAGAGGTATACAAATCTTTCGATTTAGTCACTAATCGCGACTCAATAAGTACAAGAATCTTAAAAAATAATAACTTTGATACATCTAAAACCCAAAGCCTCTCATGCCCATCTTTTTTGTTCAGCAATAATAATAGAATTAACATCCTTAATGAAAGCTTCAAAAGTAGTAAAAAATTAAATCAAAATAAGCCTGTTGTTGGTTTCATATTATGTGGATGGAATTTCGTTTCAGGACCTTTTGATAAAAAAGTGAGGCCTGACGAAGATTTTATAGTTTTCGCAAAAACTATCGAACATATTACTTCTAAATTGAATGCTAATGTTGTATTAATGTCACACTCGAATGGTTTTAATATTGATCCAAAAATACCATTCAAATTAGAGCATGGACGAGACTACTTCATTATTAAACAACTTGAACAACTTCTTGTGAAACGTGGCTCTATTCAAGACGTTCATACAATCAATGATGTCTATGATGCGCGAGAAACTAAGTCGATTATCAGCAATTTTGATATGTTAATCAGTGGTAGAATGCACGGAGCGATTGCAGCTTTAGCTGAATGCATCCCAACTGTAATAATAGATTATGGCCACGAGCCTAAAGCACATAAATTACAAGGTCTAGTTGAAAATCTAGAAATACAACAATATCTTGCCAACCCAGACTCATACGAAGATTTAAAGCAAAAAACCAATACCTGTTTTGCTAATAAATTAGAATATAAAAAACACCTTGAAATCCAAATTCCAAAAATAAAAGCAATGGCAAATCAAAACTTTGATCTCCTAAAACAGCTAATTTATGGGTAA
- a CDS encoding tetratricopeptide repeat protein, translated as MTEERKNQKQEGSKVKTFPVSFALGEIKENITITTNSASNTSKEQKRFGDQSKTIKKKDTNTITKPSKDQIINQAFKFHSQGNIKEAAKNYQYFINQGFSDHMVFSNYGAILRDLGNLQDAELYTRKAIKINPNYALAYSNLGNVLKDLGKSQDAELSYRKAIQINPNYADAHYNLGIILKELGNLQDAELSYRKAIQINPNYADAYSNLGNVLKDLDNLQDAELSYRKAIQINPDHADAYSNLGNVLKDLGNLQDAELSYRKAIQINPDHAEAHFNLGNLLKDLGKLQEAKKVLKKSIEIEPNNLDYLSTFLFVLLILCDWDEIEKYSADLNLIETDLKTIINPFHLMHLEDNPENELKLAIKYSQINKSDTLPNLTSYSHSKINIGYFSSDFRNHAVSFFLARIFELHDSSRFNIYAYSLRKESDGYTERIKNAVFCFREVSDLNDIEIVNIARDDQIDIAIDLNGITKSRRKYIFEYRVAPIQINYFGYPGTMGSESYDFRITKKIIVPEEDKKFYTEKILYLPDNIIPIDDTQHISTEKFSREELGLPLDSFVFTCFNRTEKITRKEFDIWMRLLKKIDNSVLWLIKPHKAAIENLYSELNKQSMNKERIVFAEFMNLNDHLSRHEYGDLFLDTFNYNAGTTGALSLWAGLPIITLAGKTNSSRASAGFLNALDLNGLITYNEYDYESLAYELATNKKKLEHIRNKLKNKQSSCFDPYKYTIELEKLYTDINSKL; from the coding sequence TTGACCGAAGAAAGAAAGAATCAAAAGCAAGAAGGCTCTAAAGTAAAAACATTCCCAGTCTCTTTTGCTTTAGGTGAAATTAAAGAAAACATCACTATTACGACTAATAGCGCTTCTAATACTTCAAAGGAACAAAAAAGATTTGGAGACCAGAGTAAAACTATAAAGAAAAAAGATACCAATACAATTACTAAACCTTCCAAAGATCAAATCATTAATCAAGCATTTAAATTTCATTCACAAGGCAATATAAAAGAAGCAGCAAAAAATTATCAATATTTCATTAATCAAGGTTTCTCTGACCACATGGTTTTTTCTAATTATGGAGCAATATTAAGAGATCTTGGTAATTTACAAGATGCAGAATTATATACTCGCAAAGCAATTAAAATTAATCCTAATTACGCATTGGCTTACTCTAATCTGGGAAATGTATTAAAAGATCTTGGTAAGTCACAAGATGCAGAATTGTCATACCGCAAAGCAATTCAAATTAATCCTAATTACGCAGATGCACATTACAATCTGGGAATAATATTGAAAGAACTTGGTAATTTACAAGACGCAGAATTGTCATATCGCAAAGCAATTCAAATTAATCCTAATTACGCAGATGCATATTCCAATCTGGGAAATGTATTAAAAGATCTTGATAATTTACAAGACGCAGAATTGTCATACCGCAAAGCAATTCAAATTAATCCTGATCATGCAGACGCATATTCAAATCTGGGAAATGTATTAAAAGATCTTGGTAATTTACAAGACGCAGAGTTGTCATACCGCAAAGCAATTCAAATTAATCCTGATCATGCAGAGGCGCATTTCAATCTAGGAAATCTATTAAAAGATCTTGGTAAATTACAAGAAGCAAAGAAAGTATTAAAAAAAAGTATAGAGATTGAACCTAATAATCTAGACTATCTTTCAACATTCCTGTTTGTATTATTAATACTTTGTGACTGGGATGAGATAGAAAAATATTCAGCTGATTTAAATCTTATTGAAACAGATCTTAAAACTATTATTAACCCATTTCACTTAATGCACTTAGAGGATAATCCAGAAAATGAATTAAAGCTAGCGATTAAATATAGTCAGATAAATAAAAGTGACACATTGCCCAATCTAACTTCTTATAGTCATAGTAAAATAAATATAGGTTACTTTTCATCTGACTTTAGAAATCACGCAGTATCATTTTTTTTAGCAAGGATATTTGAATTACATGATAGTTCTAGATTTAATATATATGCCTATAGTCTTAGAAAAGAAAGTGATGGTTATACAGAAAGAATAAAGAATGCTGTTTTTTGTTTTCGAGAAGTAAGTGATCTAAATGATATTGAAATAGTTAATATAGCCCGAGATGATCAAATAGATATAGCTATAGATTTAAATGGTATTACAAAGTCACGTAGAAAGTATATTTTCGAATATCGTGTCGCTCCAATACAAATAAATTATTTTGGCTACCCAGGAACAATGGGGTCAGAATCATATGATTTTAGAATTACTAAAAAAATAATAGTTCCTGAAGAAGATAAGAAATTTTATACTGAAAAGATCTTATATCTACCGGATAATATAATTCCTATTGATGATACTCAACACATATCAACTGAAAAATTTAGCAGAGAAGAGCTAGGACTTCCCTTAGATAGTTTTGTCTTTACTTGTTTTAATAGAACTGAAAAGATTACTAGAAAAGAATTTGATATTTGGATGCGTTTATTAAAGAAAATTGATAACAGTGTTTTATGGTTAATAAAACCACATAAAGCCGCAATAGAGAATTTATATTCAGAATTAAATAAACAATCTATGAACAAAGAAAGAATAGTATTTGCAGAATTTATGAATTTGAATGATCATTTATCCAGGCATGAATATGGTGATTTATTTCTAGACACTTTTAATTACAATGCTGGCACTACTGGTGCTCTCTCTTTATGGGCAGGATTACCCATTATAACTCTAGCTGGGAAAACAAATTCTTCCAGAGCATCAGCTGGTTTTCTAAATGCGTTGGATCTAAATGGTTTAATCACATATAATGAATACGATTATGAATCATTAGCATATGAACTTGCAACAAACAAAAAAAAGCTAGAGCACATACGCAATAAATTAAAAAACAAACAATCTTCCTGTTTTGATCCCTATAAATATACTATCGAATTGGAAAAACTTTATACTGATATTAATTCAAAACTATAA
- a CDS encoding DegT/DnrJ/EryC1/StrS family aminotransferase — MKKIYKKKNCVGLPSLCELEEFSNLLKEAWASEVLTNNGPLLQKLEKEICKSLTIEHYIAVSNGTVALQLAIEALEIKGTILVPAFSWIASAAAAGWQKCKIKYCDIDEKTLNICTNSIEKNIDSTVEAIMPVHVFGNPCNISALNIIAKKYNLKLIYDAAHAFGTTLNGRSILSYGDISCVSTHATKIFNTAEGGGVISTSKIINEKIKSLRFFGFDENKNLVRAGINAKMSEIHAALGLANLKHFVKTINHRRKINDVYRNQLLKNRNISLQEINEGSNCSYFPIILDSESTCIKIIKLLTSHNILPKRYFYPSLNKIGNIFSNEKCPVSDSISERIICLPSHNNVSTEDAVYISDLICKSN, encoded by the coding sequence GTGAAGAAGATTTATAAAAAGAAAAATTGTGTGGGATTACCTTCTTTATGTGAATTAGAAGAATTTTCTAATTTATTGAAAGAAGCTTGGGCCTCAGAAGTTCTCACTAATAATGGACCTTTGCTACAAAAGTTAGAAAAAGAAATTTGTAAATCATTGACTATTGAACATTATATAGCTGTAAGCAATGGCACGGTCGCATTGCAATTAGCAATAGAAGCATTGGAAATAAAAGGAACTATTCTAGTTCCTGCCTTTTCATGGATAGCTAGTGCGGCTGCTGCAGGTTGGCAAAAATGTAAAATAAAATATTGTGACATTGATGAAAAAACATTGAATATTTGTACTAATTCAATTGAAAAAAATATTGATTCAACAGTAGAGGCAATTATGCCAGTTCATGTATTCGGTAATCCTTGTAATATCTCGGCTTTAAATATTATTGCAAAAAAATATAATCTAAAGTTGATATATGATGCTGCTCATGCTTTTGGTACAACATTAAATGGTAGATCAATCTTATCTTATGGTGATATAAGTTGTGTGAGTACACATGCAACAAAAATTTTTAATACAGCAGAAGGAGGAGGTGTTATTTCAACTTCAAAAATCATTAATGAAAAGATTAAATCACTTAGGTTCTTTGGCTTTGATGAAAATAAAAATTTAGTACGGGCTGGGATTAATGCAAAAATGAGTGAAATACATGCGGCATTAGGTTTGGCTAACCTTAAGCATTTTGTAAAAACAATAAATCATAGGCGGAAGATTAATGATGTATATAGAAATCAATTGCTTAAGAATAGAAATATTTCTCTTCAAGAAATAAATGAAGGTTCTAATTGTTCATACTTCCCAATAATCCTTGATAGTGAATCCACTTGTATTAAGATTATCAAATTATTAACTAGTCATAATATATTACCAAAAAGATATTTTTATCCTTCATTAAATAAAATAGGAAATATATTCTCAAATGAAAAATGTCCTGTCTCAGATTCTATTTCTGAGAGGATAATCTGTCTTCCTTCTCACAATAATGTAAGTACAGAAGATGCTGTATATATATCAGACCTTATTTGTAAATCTAATTAA
- the lexA gene encoding transcriptional repressor LexA, whose translation MPEETLTTAQQELYDWLVDFIGDHHHSPSIRQMMQAMGLRSPAPIQSRLRHLQQKGWIKWQEGQARTLQLIEESISGVPVLGAIAAGGLVETFDDVQETLDLNSVLQLKGLFALTVNGDSMIDSFIADGDMVLMEPVNEPARLRNGTIVSAMVPGLGTTLKHFFRDGSLVRLEAANTSYDPIEIDAEQVHIQGKLAAVWRKT comes from the coding sequence ATGCCAGAAGAAACTCTAACTACTGCACAGCAAGAACTCTATGACTGGCTTGTAGATTTTATTGGAGATCATCATCATAGCCCTTCGATCAGGCAAATGATGCAAGCTATGGGTCTAAGATCTCCAGCACCAATCCAAAGTCGTCTAAGACATTTACAACAAAAAGGGTGGATAAAATGGCAAGAAGGTCAGGCAAGAACGCTGCAATTAATAGAAGAGAGTATTTCGGGGGTTCCTGTTTTGGGAGCAATAGCTGCAGGTGGGTTGGTTGAAACTTTTGATGATGTACAGGAAACTCTAGACTTAAATTCAGTTCTTCAATTAAAGGGACTTTTTGCTTTGACGGTAAATGGAGATTCAATGATTGATTCTTTTATTGCAGACGGAGATATGGTTCTAATGGAACCTGTTAATGAGCCCGCTCGACTGAGAAACGGCACGATTGTTAGCGCAATGGTTCCAGGATTAGGAACTACTTTGAAACATTTTTTTCGTGATGGAAGTTTAGTTCGTTTAGAAGCCGCCAATACATCTTATGACCCTATAGAAATTGATGCTGAACAAGTTCATATTCAGGGAAAGTTAGCAGCTGTATGGAGGAAAACTTAA
- the argF gene encoding ornithine carbamoyltransferase → MASASSSLASKLTPLSKSNFLSSSDLNSDQILSLFELAKQLKTGNRRIDLGNRVLGLIFKKASTRTRVSFQVAMARLGGQTVDLNPQITQLGRGEPIKDTARVLSRYCDALAIRTFSQQELEEYAEWSTIPVINALTDLEHPCQSLADYLTIQEKFGELKGINLSYIGDGNNVANSLMICGAMLGVNVKICSPKGFEADSKIVEKAKSLSEFGSKISICNDPLKAMKHAQVLYTDVWASMGQEEEHLKRKKIFENYKVDQKLIELADEGAIIMHCLPAHRGEEITEEALESKSSHVFDQAENRLHVQQALLAVQLGGI, encoded by the coding sequence ATGGCTTCAGCATCTTCAAGCTTAGCTTCTAAATTAACTCCTTTAAGTAAAAGCAACTTCCTTTCTTCCTCTGATTTAAATAGCGATCAAATTTTATCTTTATTTGAATTAGCTAAACAGCTAAAAACAGGTAACAGAAGAATTGATCTAGGTAATAGAGTTCTTGGATTGATATTCAAAAAAGCCTCTACTAGGACAAGAGTGAGTTTTCAAGTCGCTATGGCAAGACTGGGAGGTCAGACTGTTGATTTAAATCCTCAAATCACACAACTTGGTAGGGGTGAACCTATTAAAGACACAGCCAGGGTTTTGAGTCGTTATTGTGACGCACTAGCAATTAGGACTTTTTCTCAACAAGAACTTGAAGAATATGCAGAATGGTCCACTATTCCTGTCATTAATGCTTTAACTGACCTCGAACATCCTTGTCAGTCGCTTGCTGATTATTTAACAATTCAAGAAAAGTTTGGGGAGCTTAAAGGGATAAATCTTTCTTACATCGGAGATGGCAATAATGTTGCCAACTCTTTGATGATATGCGGCGCAATGCTGGGAGTTAATGTGAAAATTTGCTCTCCAAAAGGTTTTGAAGCGGATTCTAAAATTGTAGAAAAGGCAAAATCGCTCTCGGAATTTGGTTCGAAAATATCTATTTGTAATGATCCTTTGAAGGCTATGAAGCACGCTCAAGTGCTTTACACAGATGTCTGGGCTTCTATGGGGCAAGAAGAAGAACATTTGAAGAGGAAAAAAATTTTTGAAAACTATAAAGTTGATCAAAAATTAATAGAACTTGCAGATGAGGGAGCAATCATTATGCATTGCTTGCCTGCTCATAGAGGAGAAGAAATAACTGAAGAGGCTTTAGAGAGCAAAAGTAGTCATGTCTTTGATCAGGCTGAGAACAGACTGCATGTTCAGCAAGCCTTGCTCGCCGTCCAACTTGGAGGCATTTAG